The Buchnera aphidicola (Cinara pseudotaxifoliae) genomic interval ATTCTTCTCTAGAATATGCATTCTTGTCTTTTCCTTCTTGAACTAATAAATTCTTTTCTACTACCATTTGTGTTGCTATACCAGCGTGATCTGTTCCTAATTGTAGTAATGTATTTTTTCCAGACATATGTTGATATCGTGTTATTACATCCATAATAGTTTGCTGGAACGCATGACCCATATGTAAATAACCAGTTATATTTGGAGGAGGAACCATAATACAAAAATTTTTATCTTTTATATTATTATTAATATAATCAATAAACTGATTTTTTTTCCAGTACTTCTGTATTTTTTCTTCTACTAATTTGAAATTATAGTTTTTATCCATAGTTCTGCTATATCTATTTAGTTATTTTAAATTAAATAATATTATTGTATTAAAGTTAAATATCAAAAATACATATTCTTTAATATAAAAGTAACATGTTAAAAAAAACAATTTAATAAATATCAATAAAAAATTTTTAAAAATAATTATTTATATAACTGTATATTTATGAAAAAAAGTAAATATTATTAATATTTAAAAATTCATATTTAATAGCTATCTTACGTTAAAAAAATAATTTAATTAATATTTCATATTAAATCTAATTATAGTTATTATATAGATTTTATCTGATATTAGAAATATCAATTAATACTTAATTATAAAAATTTACATTTACAAAATGATTTAATTAAAAAATTATATTATTTATGTGAACAACATAAACAAAAGTGCTGTATAATAATTTTAAAATATGATTTTTATATTATTAAGTTATAAGGCTAATTTGTATATATAAAATTATTACATTAATAAAATATAAATCTTTATAAAAAAAGTCATAATTTCTATATATATAATTATATTTATAATACTTATTGCTACATAAAAATATATTGTAAAACATAATAATGTTATTATCAATGAAATAACAATATAGTTATATAAAAAAAATATTTAAATTTTAAAAATATTTTGAGTTATAAATGATAAAAAGAACTTATATTCATAAGAATATATCAAAAATATTTTATATACTACATATATACAAAATATGCAAATAAAAATCTTTTAAAAAACAATATTTTTACTATAGAAATAGTGTTAACACATTCTAAATTATAATCTTTTTTTTTACAAAAATATCAAAATTAATTTAAATTTTAAAAATTTTTATACACAAAAACCAACACATAAATTAAGAATTCATGTTTTCTGAATACATAAAAAACCATTATTTATAAAAAACGTAGGATGTAATCTATTCTTTTATTAATGAAAAAATTTTATATATACGAGGTCTATAATGAAAACACTGTATCAAAAAAGTTTTTTAAAATTTTCAGATTTTACATACGAAGAGATTTTATATTTAATAAAATTATCTAAACTGGTAAAACGTCAAAAACATAATAATACGGAACAAAAACACTTAAAAGGAAAAAAAATAGTATTAATTTTTGAAAAACAATCTACTAGAACTAGATGTGCTTTTGAGATCGCTGCTAATGACCAAGGAGCTTATACTACATATATTGGTCCTAATGATACCCACATTGGATACAAAGAATCTATTCAAGATTCCGCTAAAATACTAGGTCAAATGTACGACGGAATTCAGTATCGAGGTTATTATGATAATATTCTTCAAAATTTAAAAAAATATTCAAATAAACCAGTTTGGAATGGTTTAACCAATACTTTTCACCCTACTCAAATTTTAGCGGATTTGTTTACTATGATAGAAGCTTGTCCCAATAAAAAATTACAAGACATTCGATGCGCATACGTAGGAGATGCTCAAAACAATATAGCAAATACACTATTAGATGCAGCTACTTTTATGAAATTAAAAATAAATATTATATCTCCTAAGATATATCAACCTAAAAAAATTTTTTTATTAAAATC includes:
- the argF gene encoding ornithine carbamoyltransferase encodes the protein MKTLYQKSFLKFSDFTYEEILYLIKLSKLVKRQKHNNTEQKHLKGKKIVLIFEKQSTRTRCAFEIAANDQGAYTTYIGPNDTHIGYKESIQDSAKILGQMYDGIQYRGYYDNILQNLKKYSNKPVWNGLTNTFHPTQILADLFTMIEACPNKKLQDIRCAYVGDAQNNIANTLLDAATFMKLKINIISPKIYQPKKIFLLKSNKKKINNTNISFTNDVKKGVENVDFIYTDVWVSMGENKDVWKKKINALYPYQVNQNMLDMTKNSNVKVLHCLPALHDKQSSLGLEIHNQFNINNGLEISNEVFNSPVNISFQQSENRLHTIKALLISCLSKKIFFKNKN